From the Maioricimonas rarisocia genome, one window contains:
- a CDS encoding type II secretion system F family protein → MCRWSGVAGHLLDLPVETIDLEAGDTMFGRRISLKQLAVVCRSLGTSLHAGVPILKAFDLAAGKTADPRLRAALSDIVLQLRKGEDVETAMRGHDRYFPDLMIDMISVAERTGALPEVLRSLSDHYENNLRLRKDFIGQITIPVVQLVMAILVIAGLIYILGWIADSRGGEPLDVLGWGLLGASGAMTWLSGWVIAAVGLFFGYRLAVASLEGRAVVHRFLMAIPVVGQCMRDFGIARFSWAFHLTQEAGMPIDESIEASLKATANGAFIAATPQMVGEIEEGETLTDTFAHSRLFTNEFIEMVHVGENTGTVPEALHRLSPQFEEQARRSLRALSATVGWLVWLLVAGFIVFAIFSIVLWYVNMLNSFMP, encoded by the coding sequence ATGTGCAGATGGTCTGGCGTTGCGGGACATCTGCTGGACCTTCCGGTCGAAACGATTGACCTCGAAGCCGGGGACACCATGTTCGGGCGCCGTATCTCACTCAAGCAGCTTGCCGTCGTCTGCCGTTCGCTGGGCACCAGCCTGCACGCCGGCGTGCCGATTCTCAAAGCGTTCGATCTGGCGGCCGGCAAGACCGCCGATCCCCGGCTCCGGGCGGCCCTGTCCGACATCGTGCTGCAACTGCGCAAGGGAGAAGATGTCGAGACGGCGATGCGGGGCCACGACCGGTACTTCCCGGATCTGATGATCGACATGATCAGCGTCGCCGAGCGGACCGGAGCCCTTCCCGAAGTCCTCCGCTCGCTGTCCGACCACTACGAGAACAACCTTCGCCTTCGTAAGGATTTCATCGGGCAGATTACCATCCCTGTCGTGCAGCTGGTGATGGCGATCCTGGTGATCGCCGGGCTGATTTACATCCTCGGGTGGATCGCCGACAGCCGCGGGGGCGAGCCGCTCGACGTCCTGGGATGGGGCCTGCTGGGGGCCTCGGGAGCAATGACCTGGCTGAGCGGCTGGGTGATCGCAGCGGTCGGTCTGTTTTTCGGCTACCGACTGGCCGTCGCTTCGCTCGAAGGGCGAGCCGTCGTCCACCGGTTTCTGATGGCGATCCCGGTCGTCGGACAGTGCATGCGGGACTTCGGCATCGCGCGCTTTTCGTGGGCGTTCCATCTGACGCAGGAAGCCGGGATGCCGATCGACGAGAGCATCGAGGCGAGCCTGAAAGCAACGGCCAACGGAGCCTTCATCGCCGCCACGCCGCAGATGGTCGGGGAGATCGAAGAGGGCGAAACGCTGACCGATACATTCGCTCACTCGCGGCTTTTCACCAACGAATTCATCGAAATGGTGCACGTCGGTGAGAACACCGGCACCGTGCCGGAGGCGCTGCACCGGCTCAGTCCCCAGTTCGAGGAGCAGGCCCGGCGGAGCCTGCGGGCCCTCTCGGCGACGGTCGGGTGGCTGGTGTGGCTGTTGGTGGCAGGGTTCATTGTGTTCGCGATCTTCAGTATCGTCCTCTGGTACGTGAACATGCTGAATTCCTTCATGCCCTGA
- the tgt gene encoding tRNA guanosine(34) transglycosylase Tgt — MPHPFRFELLAVDERTGARAGLFHTPHGIVETPCFMPVGTRGTVKGVWPHQLREIGAQMILANTYHLALRPGEEVVAGLGDLHEFMHWDGPILTDSGGFQVFSLNTLRELTDDHVVFRSHIDGSLLELTPERAMQIQEQLGADCIMCLDECPPHDAPREQLIAAVDRTTAWARRCRDSHQRDDQALFGIVQGATDRELRERSAEGLRPLDFPGYAVGGLSVGESPEEMYATLDFTVPLLPEDRPRYLMGVGRPIDILEGVLRGIDLFDCVMPTRNARNATAFTSRGPVKMRNLKHQNDVEPLDPDCDCPTCRSFSRGYLRHLFVTGEMLGGMALSVHNLAYYQRLVRDLRTAIKSNRVLEFHAAHLAGQADGP, encoded by the coding sequence GTGCCCCACCCTTTCCGGTTTGAACTTCTCGCGGTCGACGAACGGACCGGCGCCCGCGCCGGCCTCTTTCACACGCCTCACGGGATTGTCGAGACTCCGTGCTTCATGCCGGTCGGCACGCGGGGAACCGTCAAAGGGGTCTGGCCGCACCAGCTCCGCGAGATCGGGGCCCAGATGATTCTGGCCAACACGTACCACCTCGCCCTGCGGCCGGGAGAAGAGGTCGTCGCGGGGCTAGGCGACCTGCACGAGTTCATGCACTGGGACGGTCCGATTCTGACCGACAGTGGCGGATTTCAGGTTTTCAGCCTCAATACACTGCGGGAACTGACGGACGATCATGTCGTATTCCGCTCACACATCGACGGTAGTCTGCTCGAACTGACGCCGGAACGGGCGATGCAGATCCAGGAGCAGCTCGGGGCGGACTGCATCATGTGTCTGGACGAATGTCCGCCGCACGACGCTCCCCGCGAGCAGTTGATCGCGGCGGTCGATCGGACGACGGCCTGGGCCCGGCGGTGTCGCGATTCGCACCAGCGGGACGACCAGGCGCTCTTCGGCATCGTCCAGGGGGCGACCGATCGGGAACTGCGGGAGCGATCGGCAGAGGGCCTGCGGCCGCTCGATTTTCCCGGCTATGCCGTGGGTGGGCTGAGCGTCGGAGAGTCTCCCGAGGAAATGTACGCGACGCTCGACTTCACCGTGCCGCTGCTGCCGGAGGATCGTCCCCGTTACCTGATGGGGGTTGGTCGGCCGATCGACATTCTCGAAGGCGTGCTGCGGGGGATCGACCTGTTCGACTGTGTGATGCCGACGCGGAACGCACGGAACGCGACCGCGTTCACGAGCCGCGGTCCGGTCAAGATGCGCAACCTCAAGCACCAGAACGACGTCGAGCCTCTCGACCCGGACTGTGACTGCCCGACCTGCCGCAGTTTCAGCCGGGGCTATCTGCGTCATCTGTTCGTGACGGGGGAGATGCTGGGGGGGATGGCGTTGTCGGTTCACAACCTGGCGTACTACCAGCGGCTGGTGCGGGACCTGCGGACTGCCATCAAGTCGAATCGTGTGCTGGAGTTTCACGCAGCACACCTTGCCGGGCAGGCGGACGGCCCCTAA
- the yajC gene encoding preprotein translocase subunit YajC translates to MDVANLIVLLAQNGGDAPAAQPEPVPFWVLLAPILIVAVLYQLMISGPQRREQARRDEMLKGLKKNDPIVTIGGILGTVVSVSEDGSEVTVRVDDNARLKMRRDAIREVIRKETAADGKNESKSS, encoded by the coding sequence GTGGATGTGGCCAATCTGATTGTTTTACTGGCCCAGAATGGGGGCGATGCTCCGGCCGCACAGCCGGAACCCGTACCGTTCTGGGTCCTGCTGGCCCCGATCCTCATCGTGGCGGTCCTTTACCAGTTGATGATTTCCGGTCCTCAGCGGCGCGAACAGGCGCGGCGGGACGAGATGCTCAAGGGGCTGAAGAAGAACGATCCGATCGTCACGATTGGCGGGATCCTCGGTACGGTGGTCAGCGTTTCTGAGGACGGCTCGGAAGTGACCGTCCGCGTAGACGACAATGCGCGTCTGAAGATGCGGCGCGACGCCATCCGGGAAGTCATCCGCAAAGAGACGGCGGCTGACGGGAAGAACGAATCCAAATCCTCTTGA
- the secD gene encoding protein translocase subunit SecD gives MNLLAPSMFLLAADEAGSEVAEAAAEQAATGLPPFVALLIVIAVLVLPFVIGQLLANALKLKDLGFRMGVVLFAVTLGLSPFVTRMATGGNWRDAINLGIDLAGGTNMVFQVDREAAEAMEKDVNAELMDKMVGAVGRRINPSGTEEVTVRRVGQDRIEVIVPGADPERVERIKDRIVKLGSLEFAILANQFEHQDLINQARQLPDEERDLYRGTVLVAKWRPVARTPDGEPKPVGAGDGVAFRDVQRGDETIREFLVVVDPDPGRRITGRFLTRAYETMSDSGPAVGFTFNTQGGYLFQQLTARYQPREGAGYRSRLAILLSDEVHSAPTINAIIGASGIIQGQFDQQELNELINVLNAGALEVPLVEQPINEFSVSPLLGVDVQEKGLSAIMWALIAVFIFTLGYYMFAGMVADICLVVNIIMVVGVMSLIDATFTLPGLAGLVLTIGMAVDANVLIFERMREEQEKGSSLRMCIKNGFDKAFSTIVDANVTTLITAIVLYVIGTDQVKGFAVALFVGILMSMFSALFVGRLIFDICERKRWIKSLKMFGIVHAANYNFIGKKRFAAMCSAVLIAVGLVTVFSRGSDNLDIDFRGGAMVTFRFEGENEPTVDDVRAALESQFDSNITLEQLALTENGEEQTLFRMRTTEKDARTVSEGISTAFDDSPYDLVRQHVTLADVETIPEEATSEETTEEDATRDPFAGGSRVEVSLSQPMTVETFIGSFADALGQIQREDGAPRYDNPEAFLEAEGAAAGGPTEKQETIIVRARPNVPQEDFRTALASLKSEFESKPLFDEVNTFDSAVAGETQTDALLAMLFSLVAIIAYLWIRFQRVTFGLAAVVALVHDVLCVLGLVALAAYASGNSFGQMLGLIDFKINLPMVAAFLTIVGYSLNDTIVVFDRIREERGKNPAMTDEIVNRSLNKTLSRTLLTSFTTLLVVFLLYAMGGEGVRGFAFCLILGVMVGTYSSIFVASPVLVWLMNRDKVASRPAAAA, from the coding sequence ATGAATCTGTTGGCACCTTCCATGTTCTTGCTGGCAGCGGACGAGGCCGGAAGCGAAGTGGCCGAAGCGGCCGCCGAGCAGGCTGCGACGGGACTCCCTCCCTTCGTTGCTCTGCTGATCGTCATCGCCGTTCTGGTCCTGCCGTTCGTGATCGGCCAGCTCCTCGCCAACGCCCTGAAACTGAAAGATCTCGGTTTCCGGATGGGGGTGGTGCTGTTCGCGGTCACCCTCGGCCTTTCGCCGTTCGTAACCCGAATGGCGACCGGCGGTAACTGGCGTGACGCGATCAACCTCGGCATCGATCTGGCCGGCGGAACCAACATGGTCTTTCAGGTCGACCGCGAGGCGGCCGAGGCCATGGAGAAAGATGTCAACGCTGAGCTGATGGACAAGATGGTCGGCGCGGTCGGCCGTCGTATCAATCCGTCCGGTACCGAAGAAGTGACCGTCCGGCGTGTCGGCCAGGATCGGATCGAAGTGATCGTTCCCGGTGCCGACCCCGAACGTGTCGAACGGATCAAGGACCGGATCGTCAAGCTGGGTAGCCTCGAATTTGCCATCCTGGCCAACCAGTTCGAGCACCAGGACCTGATCAATCAGGCCCGCCAGCTGCCGGATGAGGAGCGGGATCTGTACCGCGGCACCGTTCTTGTCGCGAAGTGGCGGCCCGTGGCTCGCACACCGGACGGCGAACCGAAGCCGGTCGGAGCAGGCGATGGCGTGGCGTTCCGTGATGTCCAGCGGGGGGACGAGACGATTCGGGAGTTTCTGGTCGTCGTCGATCCCGATCCGGGACGGCGGATCACCGGCCGGTTCCTCACCCGCGCCTACGAAACGATGTCCGACTCCGGACCTGCGGTCGGCTTCACGTTCAATACGCAGGGTGGTTACCTGTTCCAGCAGCTCACCGCCCGGTACCAGCCTCGCGAAGGGGCGGGATATCGCAGCCGCCTGGCGATTCTGCTCAGTGACGAAGTCCACTCGGCACCGACGATCAACGCGATCATCGGGGCCAGCGGTATCATTCAGGGGCAGTTCGATCAGCAGGAACTCAACGAGCTGATCAACGTGCTCAACGCCGGTGCTCTCGAGGTGCCGCTCGTCGAGCAGCCGATCAACGAATTCTCGGTCAGTCCGCTGCTGGGCGTTGACGTTCAGGAGAAGGGGCTTTCGGCCATCATGTGGGCACTGATCGCAGTGTTCATCTTCACGCTCGGCTACTACATGTTTGCCGGGATGGTGGCCGACATCTGCCTGGTGGTGAACATCATCATGGTGGTCGGCGTGATGTCGCTGATCGATGCGACGTTCACCCTGCCCGGTCTGGCCGGTCTCGTGCTGACGATCGGCATGGCGGTCGATGCCAACGTGCTGATCTTCGAGCGCATGCGGGAAGAGCAGGAGAAGGGCTCGAGCCTGCGGATGTGCATCAAGAACGGCTTCGACAAGGCGTTCTCGACGATTGTGGACGCCAACGTCACCACGCTGATCACGGCGATCGTGCTGTATGTGATCGGTACCGATCAGGTGAAGGGCTTCGCGGTCGCCCTGTTTGTCGGCATTCTGATGAGTATGTTCAGCGCCCTGTTCGTCGGGCGGCTGATCTTCGACATCTGCGAACGGAAGCGGTGGATCAAGAGCCTGAAGATGTTCGGGATCGTCCACGCTGCCAACTACAACTTCATCGGCAAAAAGCGGTTTGCCGCCATGTGCTCCGCGGTCCTCATTGCTGTCGGACTCGTGACGGTCTTCAGCCGCGGGTCGGACAACCTCGACATCGACTTCCGCGGCGGAGCGATGGTGACGTTCCGCTTCGAAGGTGAGAACGAGCCAACCGTTGACGATGTGCGTGCTGCCCTCGAATCGCAGTTCGATTCGAACATCACGCTGGAACAGCTGGCTCTGACCGAGAACGGTGAGGAGCAGACGCTGTTCCGGATGCGGACGACCGAGAAAGACGCCCGCACGGTGAGCGAAGGAATCAGCACCGCTTTCGACGATTCACCCTACGATCTCGTCCGCCAGCACGTGACGCTCGCTGACGTGGAAACGATCCCCGAAGAAGCGACCAGCGAAGAGACCACCGAAGAGGACGCGACCCGCGATCCGTTTGCCGGTGGTTCGCGAGTCGAAGTGTCCCTCTCTCAGCCAATGACCGTCGAAACGTTCATCGGATCGTTCGCCGACGCACTGGGGCAGATCCAGCGCGAAGACGGTGCTCCGCGGTACGACAATCCGGAAGCGTTTCTCGAAGCGGAAGGTGCCGCCGCTGGTGGTCCAACCGAGAAGCAGGAAACGATTATCGTGAGGGCCCGGCCGAACGTGCCCCAGGAAGACTTCCGCACGGCCCTGGCGTCGCTGAAGTCGGAATTTGAGTCGAAGCCGCTGTTCGACGAAGTCAACACGTTCGACAGCGCGGTCGCGGGTGAGACGCAGACTGACGCCCTGCTCGCCATGCTGTTCAGCCTGGTGGCGATCATCGCCTACCTGTGGATCCGCTTCCAGCGGGTCACCTTCGGTCTGGCGGCGGTTGTCGCCCTCGTGCACGACGTGCTCTGCGTGCTGGGACTGGTCGCTCTGGCGGCCTACGCGAGTGGCAACAGCTTCGGTCAGATGCTCGGCCTGATCGACTTCAAGATCAACCTGCCGATGGTGGCCGCCTTCCTGACGATCGTCGGTTATTCGCTGAACGATACGATCGTGGTGTTTGACCGCATCCGCGAAGAGCGGGGCAAGAACCCGGCGATGACCGACGAGATCGTCAACCGCAGCCTCAACAAAACGCTCTCGCGAACGTTGCTGACGTCGTTCACCACGCTGCTGGTGGTCTTCCTGCTGTACGCGATGGGTGGCGAAGGCGTTCGCGGCTTCGCGTTCTGCCTGATCCTTGGCGTGATGGTGGGAACCTACAGCTCGATCTTCGTCGCCAGCCCGGTTCTGGTCTGGCTGATGAACCGCGACAAGGTGGCGAGCCGACCGGCAGCCGCGGCCTGA
- a CDS encoding heavy metal translocating P-type ATPase: MPASISTDRRNDEIRFLVEGMHCASCVSRVEGSLQKVPGVDAVSVNLATREANVRYADAPPSVEELKEAVARTGYTWRERPQTREEHASHEHEHAHADRLQLVRLAVAIPLSIAIMVIHMGGFDFAGRNWLLLALSLPVVLWCGASFFTGAFRSARHGGMDMNTLIAIGTGTALLTSIAATIAPHIWPGEPPIHYDAAAMIVTFLLLGRVLENRAKGQTTAAIDKLLDLQPHTAHVIRDGREQEVPVDDVRTGDRVVVRPGERVPVDGRVVQGHSAVDESMLTGESIPVNKEFGDEVVGGTVNQSGSLQFEATRVGDATTLAQIVGLVRDAQGSKAPIARLADRISGYFVPTVVAIAVVTFLVWWLVVPVSNPLQMALLAAVSVLIIACPCALGLATPTAVMVAMGKGAESGLLIRDGAALETAAHLGTIIFDKTGTLTVGEPSVTDVITADDVSEQELLEWSAGIEEASEHPLGRAIVRRAAEVLPNQGPVPATDGVTLFPLLTSLTPGSVQEAGLAPPVEDFGTVSGRGAYGRIGGMLVRVGSEQFMSENGIDPAPFLEDAELLSAEGKSIVYVAGDDRLLGLFAIADTVKPTARDAVERLHAMGLRTVMLTGDRKSTAAAIAAQVGIDDVVAEVLPGEKRDRVLELQKGDHRVAMVGDGVNDAPALAQADVGIAIGSGTDIAIEAADMTLVSGDPRGVSRAVGLSRATLKTVKQNLFFAFVYNVVGIPLAAGVLYPVTGWLLPPMFAAAAMAASSVSVVTNSLRLRGFRPDA, from the coding sequence ATGCCCGCATCGATTTCCACCGACCGTCGGAACGACGAAATCCGCTTTCTCGTCGAAGGCATGCACTGCGCAAGCTGCGTCAGCCGTGTGGAAGGCTCGCTGCAGAAGGTGCCCGGCGTCGATGCCGTGTCGGTCAATCTCGCCACACGGGAAGCAAACGTCCGCTATGCGGACGCCCCCCCCTCGGTTGAGGAGCTTAAGGAGGCGGTCGCGAGGACGGGGTACACCTGGCGGGAACGTCCGCAGACCCGCGAAGAGCACGCCTCGCATGAGCATGAGCATGCTCATGCAGACCGGCTTCAGCTTGTGAGACTGGCGGTCGCGATTCCCCTGTCGATCGCCATCATGGTCATCCACATGGGCGGATTCGACTTTGCCGGCCGGAACTGGCTGCTGCTCGCCCTCTCGCTGCCGGTCGTGCTCTGGTGCGGTGCTTCTTTCTTTACCGGTGCCTTCAGGTCGGCCCGCCACGGCGGGATGGACATGAACACGCTGATCGCCATCGGAACCGGCACGGCGCTTCTGACCAGCATTGCGGCGACGATCGCACCGCACATCTGGCCGGGCGAACCACCCATCCATTACGACGCCGCGGCAATGATCGTGACATTCCTGCTCCTGGGCCGCGTCCTCGAGAATCGGGCCAAGGGGCAGACGACCGCGGCTATCGACAAGCTGCTCGATCTGCAGCCGCACACCGCCCACGTCATCCGCGATGGCCGGGAGCAGGAAGTTCCCGTCGACGACGTCCGGACCGGGGACCGGGTGGTTGTCCGTCCCGGCGAACGGGTGCCCGTGGACGGGCGTGTCGTGCAGGGGCATTCGGCTGTCGACGAGTCGATGCTCACCGGAGAATCGATCCCGGTTAACAAGGAGTTTGGCGACGAAGTGGTCGGCGGGACTGTCAATCAGTCCGGCAGCCTGCAGTTCGAGGCGACTCGCGTCGGCGACGCGACGACGCTGGCGCAGATCGTTGGTCTGGTGCGTGACGCTCAGGGAAGCAAGGCACCGATCGCCCGGCTGGCCGACCGGATCTCGGGGTATTTCGTTCCGACTGTCGTCGCCATCGCCGTCGTGACGTTCCTGGTCTGGTGGCTCGTTGTCCCGGTGAGCAATCCCCTGCAGATGGCACTGCTGGCAGCCGTCTCGGTGCTGATCATCGCCTGTCCGTGCGCGCTGGGATTGGCGACGCCGACTGCGGTCATGGTCGCCATGGGGAAGGGAGCCGAATCCGGCCTGCTGATCCGGGACGGTGCCGCCCTGGAGACCGCCGCTCACCTCGGGACGATCATCTTCGACAAGACGGGAACGCTCACGGTGGGAGAGCCGTCGGTGACCGATGTCATCACCGCTGACGACGTGAGTGAGCAGGAACTGCTCGAGTGGTCGGCGGGGATCGAAGAGGCGTCCGAACACCCACTGGGCCGGGCGATTGTGCGACGGGCTGCCGAGGTTCTGCCGAACCAGGGACCGGTTCCCGCAACCGACGGTGTCACCCTGTTCCCCCTCCTGACATCGTTGACGCCGGGCAGCGTGCAGGAAGCCGGTCTGGCTCCACCGGTTGAAGACTTCGGCACCGTGTCGGGGCGGGGAGCGTACGGCCGGATCGGCGGCATGCTGGTTCGTGTTGGCAGCGAGCAGTTCATGAGTGAGAACGGCATCGATCCCGCACCATTTCTGGAGGATGCCGAACTACTCTCTGCCGAGGGGAAGTCGATCGTGTACGTCGCCGGGGACGATCGACTGCTGGGGCTGTTCGCGATCGCGGATACCGTCAAGCCGACCGCCCGAGACGCGGTCGAACGTCTGCACGCGATGGGACTGCGGACCGTCATGCTGACTGGTGACCGTAAGAGTACAGCGGCCGCCATCGCCGCGCAGGTCGGCATCGACGATGTGGTGGCCGAAGTGCTGCCGGGTGAGAAGCGTGATCGCGTCCTCGAACTCCAAAAGGGGGATCATCGCGTGGCGATGGTGGGGGACGGCGTGAACGATGCTCCGGCACTCGCCCAGGCGGACGTGGGAATCGCCATCGGCTCGGGGACCGACATCGCGATCGAGGCGGCCGACATGACGCTCGTCTCGGGTGATCCGCGGGGAGTCAGCCGGGCCGTGGGCCTCTCGCGGGCCACGCTGAAGACCGTCAAGCAGAACCTCTTCTTCGCCTTCGTGTACAATGTCGTCGGCATACCGCTGGCCGCGGGCGTGCTGTATCCTGTGACCGGTTGGCTGCTCCCGCCGATGTTTGCCGCCGCCGCGATGGCGGCCAGCAGTGTGTCGGTGGTGACGAACAGCCTGAGGCTGCGCGGGTTCCGGCCCGACGCCTGA
- a CDS encoding 3-keto-disaccharide hydrolase, with translation MRLATAGLLCLLLCASCAESSNEEATPEPEAAAPAGAPSAETTTAETKPAEAAQADEPAAETPIPYHNPLSSEQISEGWISLFDGHTLFGWESNDPGINWTVQEGAITADSGPVGLLLTTVPFADYEFRCEFRMEAGGNSGIFLRTTPKPEDVTTDCYELNIADEHPEGFTTGTLVGRVKTDEPIAGSGEWKSFDVRVEGNRITVQLDGEEILDYTDDSDAVRRSGLIGLQKNAGKIEFRNILLHPLNLDPLFNGEDLNGWNVVPGSESEFTVEEEVIRVSDGPGFLETEGTYGDFVFQAEAISHGDELNSGYFFRAMKGTEEAPSHGYEVQIHNGYKNDDRTQPANAGTGAIFRRVEARRVVPNDHEWFTTTLVTSGPRIAVWVDGYHVVDWEDTREPDENPRRGKRVEPGHISLQGHDPTTDLSFRNLRITEIPEPVAAP, from the coding sequence ATGCGCCTCGCAACCGCCGGTCTGCTCTGTCTGCTTCTGTGCGCCTCGTGTGCCGAATCCAGCAACGAGGAGGCCACGCCCGAGCCGGAGGCCGCGGCACCTGCCGGCGCGCCGTCTGCTGAAACGACAACCGCGGAAACGAAGCCGGCCGAAGCCGCTCAGGCCGACGAGCCGGCAGCCGAGACGCCGATCCCCTATCACAATCCGCTCTCGTCTGAGCAGATCTCCGAAGGCTGGATCAGCCTGTTCGATGGTCACACGTTGTTCGGCTGGGAGTCGAATGATCCGGGGATCAACTGGACCGTGCAGGAGGGTGCGATCACGGCCGATTCGGGGCCGGTCGGGCTGCTGCTGACGACGGTCCCGTTCGCTGACTACGAATTCCGTTGCGAATTCCGGATGGAGGCGGGCGGAAACAGTGGCATTTTCCTGCGGACCACTCCGAAGCCGGAAGACGTGACGACCGACTGCTACGAGCTGAATATCGCTGACGAGCATCCTGAAGGCTTCACCACCGGCACATTGGTGGGGCGGGTAAAGACTGATGAGCCGATAGCCGGTTCAGGCGAATGGAAGTCATTCGACGTACGGGTCGAAGGAAACCGGATCACTGTCCAGCTCGATGGTGAAGAGATCCTCGACTACACCGACGACTCCGACGCCGTGCGGCGGTCGGGACTGATCGGCCTGCAGAAGAACGCCGGGAAGATCGAGTTCCGCAACATCCTGCTGCATCCGCTCAATCTCGATCCGTTGTTCAATGGCGAGGACCTGAACGGCTGGAATGTCGTGCCCGGTTCGGAGAGCGAGTTCACCGTTGAAGAGGAAGTCATCCGTGTCAGCGATGGACCGGGCTTCCTGGAGACGGAAGGCACCTATGGCGATTTTGTCTTTCAGGCCGAGGCGATCAGTCATGGTGACGAGCTGAACTCCGGGTACTTCTTCCGGGCGATGAAGGGAACCGAAGAAGCCCCGTCACACGGCTACGAAGTGCAGATCCACAACGGCTACAAGAATGACGACCGCACGCAGCCGGCCAACGCCGGCACCGGTGCGATCTTTCGCCGCGTTGAAGCCCGTCGCGTCGTGCCGAACGATCATGAATGGTTCACGACGACACTGGTGACCAGCGGCCCGCGGATTGCGGTCTGGGTCGACGGCTACCACGTCGTTGACTGGGAAGACACGCGGGAGCCGGACGAGAACCCCCGCCGTGGCAAGCGGGTCGAGCCGGGGCACATCAGCCTGCAGGGGCACGACCCGACGACCGACCTGTCGTTCCGGAATCTGCGGATCACCGAGATTCCCGAGCCGGTTGCCGCTCCCTGA
- a CDS encoding DUF1501 domain-containing protein — translation MADRMMNNVATRRELLRTAACGFGSLALAGMCARESQADIANPLVSRRPMFTPRAKRVIFIFMQGGPSQVDTFDYKPLLEERHGEKLAFRNSRKLAKTGMSGEESVMKSPWKFRRYGECGQWVSDLFPEIGRHVDRLTFIHGMHTNGVAHGPSTLFLHTGATNLVRPSVGSWITYGLGTENQNLPGFITISPSSANGGPRNYANAFLPAHYQGTAIGRAERPTSEARIQHIANSQLSDDVQQRQFELLRGLNREQIAHMPADDELNAVLSSYELAWRMQQFTPGLMDISEETRATQSLYGIDQKETEDFGRQCLLARRMAEAGVRYIQVNYADNGSNPRWDQHSKIERHETHARATDKPVAGLLADLAARGLLEDTLVWWGGEFGRNPFAQGADGRDHNPKGFTHFLAGGGVKQAFSYGETDEFGHEAVVDKVHMHDMHATILHALGLDHEKLTYRYAGRDFRLTDVEGRVVHEIFA, via the coding sequence ATGGCCGACCGTATGATGAACAACGTTGCGACCCGTCGCGAACTGCTGCGCACGGCCGCCTGTGGATTCGGATCCCTGGCGCTGGCAGGGATGTGTGCTCGTGAAAGCCAGGCCGACATTGCCAATCCACTGGTGTCACGCCGGCCGATGTTCACACCACGGGCCAAGCGGGTGATCTTCATCTTCATGCAGGGGGGCCCCAGCCAGGTCGACACGTTCGACTACAAGCCGCTTCTGGAGGAACGACACGGCGAGAAGCTGGCGTTCCGAAACTCCCGCAAGCTGGCCAAGACCGGCATGTCGGGGGAAGAGTCGGTCATGAAGTCCCCTTGGAAGTTCCGACGCTACGGTGAGTGTGGCCAGTGGGTTTCGGACCTGTTCCCTGAGATTGGCCGGCACGTCGACCGTCTCACCTTTATTCATGGCATGCACACCAACGGCGTTGCCCACGGCCCCAGCACGCTGTTCCTGCACACCGGCGCCACGAACCTTGTCCGCCCGTCGGTCGGTTCCTGGATCACGTACGGTCTGGGAACGGAAAACCAGAACCTGCCCGGATTCATCACGATCAGTCCGTCCTCGGCGAACGGTGGCCCGCGCAATTACGCCAACGCCTTTCTCCCCGCCCACTACCAGGGGACCGCGATCGGACGGGCCGAGCGACCGACGAGCGAAGCCCGCATCCAGCACATCGCCAACAGCCAGTTGAGCGATGACGTCCAGCAGCGGCAGTTCGAGTTGCTCCGCGGGCTCAATCGCGAGCAAATCGCGCACATGCCGGCTGATGACGAGCTCAACGCCGTTCTCAGCTCCTACGAGCTGGCCTGGCGGATGCAGCAGTTCACTCCCGGGCTGATGGACATTTCGGAAGAAACGCGTGCCACGCAGTCCCTCTACGGCATCGACCAGAAGGAGACCGAAGACTTCGGCCGGCAATGCCTGCTGGCCCGACGGATGGCCGAAGCGGGCGTCCGGTACATTCAGGTCAATTATGCCGACAACGGGTCAAACCCGCGCTGGGACCAGCACAGCAAGATCGAACGACACGAGACGCATGCCCGCGCCACCGACAAACCAGTCGCCGGCCTGCTTGCTGATCTGGCCGCCCGTGGCCTGCTCGAAGACACGCTCGTCTGGTGGGGCGGCGAATTCGGTCGCAACCCGTTCGCCCAGGGAGCCGACGGCCGGGACCACAATCCGAAAGGCTTTACGCACTTCCTCGCAGGTGGTGGCGTCAAGCAAGCGTTCTCGTACGGCGAGACCGACGAGTTCGGTCACGAAGCGGTCGTCGACAAGGTGCACATGCACGACATGCACGCGACGATCCTGCACGCCCTCGGGCTGGACCACGAGAAGCTGACCTACCGATACGCCGGCCGCGACTTCCGCCTGACCGACGTGGAAGGCCGCGTCGTCCACGAAATCTTTGCCTGA